In a single window of the Candidatus Celerinatantimonas neptuna genome:
- the yagU gene encoding Inner membrane protein YagU: protein MGIQVDSRNKKILVAILVGIIAGFVCGYAKLGWEVVLPPRTLLRDATNPPQMILQQLGLSFAFTHSTYTYSGRHLPYVSFFVHFGFSIFFMVLYSIVAEFWPKITLWQGAAYGLVLWVAFHIVIMPLLGTVPAPWHQPFDEHFSEILGHMFCFWAAEVARRDMRSRITHAPDPAD, encoded by the coding sequence AAAATCTTAGTCGCCATACTTGTGGGTATCATTGCTGGTTTTGTCTGTGGTTATGCAAAATTGGGCTGGGAAGTGGTTTTGCCGCCTCGGACTTTGCTTCGTGATGCAACAAACCCACCTCAAATGATCTTGCAACAATTGGGCCTTTCGTTTGCGTTTACACACTCGACCTATACATATAGTGGCCGTCATTTACCTTATGTGAGCTTTTTTGTCCATTTTGGTTTTTCGATCTTTTTTATGGTGTTGTATTCCATTGTGGCTGAGTTCTGGCCAAAAATCACCCTTTGGCAAGGGGCTGCATACGGGTTAGTCCTATGGGTCGCATTCCATATTGTGATTATGCCGTTGTTGGGGACGGTTCCTGCGCCCTGGCATCAGCCGTTTGATGAGCATTTCTCCGAAATTTTAGGTCATATGTTTTGTTTTTGGGCGGCTGAAGTGGCCAGGCGGGATATGCGAAGTCGTATCACACATGCTCCTGATCCGGCTGATTAA